The following coding sequences lie in one Arabidopsis thaliana chromosome 3, partial sequence genomic window:
- the SWP gene encoding RNA polymerase II transcription mediator (STRUWWELPETER (SWP); FUNCTIONS IN: RNA polymerase II transcription mediator activity; INVOLVED IN: positive regulation of transcription, positive regulation of cell proliferation; LOCATED IN: mediator complex; EXPRESSED IN: 25 plant structures; EXPRESSED DURING: 15 growth stages; CONTAINS InterPro DOMAIN/s: Mediator complex, subunit Med14 (InterPro:IPR013947); Has 940 Blast hits to 375 proteins in 163 species: Archae - 0; Bacteria - 61; Metazoa - 117; Fungi - 104; Plants - 74; Viruses - 0; Other Eukaryotes - 584 (source: NCBI BLink).), which translates to MAELGQQTVDFSALVGRAAEESFLSFKELVDKSKSTELSDTEKKVSLLKYVAKTQQRMLRLNALAKWCKQVPLINYFQDLGSTLSAHDICFTQAADSLFFMHEGLQQARAPVYDVPSAVEILLTGSYQRLPKCLDDVGMQSSLDEHQQKPALRKLEVLVRSKLLEITLPKEITEVKISKGTVTLSVDGEFKVLVTLGYRGHLSMWRILHLDLLVGERSGPIKLEVTRRHILGDDLERRMSVAENPFTILYAVLHELCVAIVMDTVIRQVRALLQGRWKDAIRFDLISDTGTTPANQEGEADSVSLRTPGMKLFYWSDSDKNSGPFIKIEPGSDLQIKCSHSTFVIDPLTGKEAEFSLDQSCIDVEKLLLKAICCNRYTRLLEIQKELLRNTRICRTPSDVILQALLDEPGIEGDNMVDSKERVEPEVLRVRAYGSSFFTLGINIRTGRFLLQSSKSILTSSILEEFEDALNQGSISAVDAFINLRSKSILHFFAAIGKFLGLEVYEHGFGINKVPKSLLDGSSILTLGFPDCESSHLLLMELEKDFTPLFKLLETQMDGSGKPQSFNDPSNILRAKKIDIGQIRILEDDLNLITSDVVKFVSSFSDAEGINQASGHRQPGLVDEALTEMSGSQLSFSSVVDGVFGLQKVTSALMSIDGHGLVPKNLSAVTGHGKAPMLTSYHSDSLYNRQGPLQSSSYNMLSSPPGKGSAMKKIAISNSDQELSLILSPSLSTGNGVSESGSRLVTESSLSPLPLSQTADLATSSAGPLLRKDQKPRKRSASDLLRLIPSLQVVEGVASPNKRRKTSELVQSELVKSWSPASQTLSTAVSTSTKTIGCSYGNLIAEANKGNAPSSVFVYALLHVVRHSSLSIKHAKLTSQMEALDIQYVEEMGLRDAFSDIWFRLPFAQNDSWQHICLQLGRPGSMCWDVKINDQHFRDLWELQKGSKTTPWGSGVHIANSSDVDSHIRYDPEGVVLSYQSVEADSIKKLVADIQRLSNARMFSLGMRKLLGIKPDEKTEECSANSTMKGSTGGKGSGEPVDRWRAFKIEAVGLTSLWFSFGSGVLARFVVEWESGKDGCTMHVSPDQLWPHTKFLEDFINGAEVESLLDCIRLTAGPLHALAAATRPARASTATGMPVVPATASSRQSNQIQQTQGIIAPSTLAAPNATGQSASATSGNTVASSAPSPLGGGFHGVAMLAAAGRSGPGIVPSSLLPIDVSVVLRGPYWIRIIYRKRFAVDMRCFAGDQVWLQPATPPKGGASIGGSLPCPQFRPFIMEHVAQELNGLEPNLTGSQGATNPNSGNPTVNGVNRVNFSPSSARAAMNRVASVASGSLVVSSGLPVRRTPGTAVPAHVRGELNTAIIGLGDDGGYGGGWVPLVALKKVLRGILKYLGVLWLFAQLPDLLREILGSILKDNEGALLNLDQEQPALRFFVGGYVFAVSVHRVQLLLQVLSVRRFHHQAQQNGSSAAAQEELTQSEIGEICDYFSRRVASEPYDASRVASFITLLTLPISVLREFLKLIAWKKGLSQSQQAGEIAPAQRPRIELCLENHSGTDLDNNCAAKSNIHYDRPHNTVDFALTVVLDPVHIPHINAAGGAAWLPYCVSVRLRYTFGENPSVTFLGMEGSHGGRACWQRVDDWEKCKQRVSRTVEVNGSAAGDLTQGKLKLVADSVQRTLHLCLQGLREGGNNNNNTHQKEFTI; encoded by the exons ATGGCGGAATTAGGGCAACAGACGGTGGATTTCTCTGCTCTTGTTGGTCGAGCCGCAGAGGAATCGTTCCTTTCTTTTAAGGAACTTGTGGATAAGTCTAAGTCGACGGAGCTTTCTGATACTGAGAAGAAGGTTAGCCTCCTTAAGTATGTCGCTAAGACTCAGCAACGGATGCTCCGCCTCAATGCCCTCGCCAAGTGGTGTAAACAG GTTCCTCTTATAAACTACTTTCAAGACCTTGGGAGTACATTATCAGCTCATGACATATGCTTCACACAAGCTGCGGATTCGCTGTTTTTTATGCATGAAGGTCTACAGCAAGCTCGCGCTCCTGTCTATGACGTTCCCTCTGCTGTTGAGATTTTGCTGACAGGTTCTTATCAGCGCCTGCCAAAGTGTCTAGATGATGTGGGCATGCAGAGCTCTTTGGATGAGCATCAACAGAAACCAGCTCTAAGAAAGCTGGAGGTACTTGTACGTTCCAAACTGCTTGAAATCACACTTCCAAAAGAAATAACAGAGGTGAAAATTTCTAAAGGTACAGTTACCTTATCTGTCGATGGGGAATTTAAAGTTCTTGTTACTCTTGGTTACCGAGGGCACCTATCCATGTGGCGGATATTGCATTTGGATCTACTTGTTGGTGAAAGAAGTGGCCCCATTAAACTTGAAGTGACAAGACGGCATATCCTTGGAGATGATTTAGAGCGTCGAATGTCCGTGGCAGAAAATCCATTCACAATTTTATATGCGGTGCTCCATGAGCTGTGCGTTGCCATTGTCATGGACACAGTCATAAGACAGGTCCGAGCTCTTCTGCAGGGGAGATGGAAAGATGCAATTCGCTTCGACTTAATTTCAGATACTGGTACCACACCAGCGAACCAAGAAGGAGAGGCAGATTCTGTTAGTCTTCGAACGCCAGGaatgaaacttttttactGGTCAGATTCTGATAAAAATTCTGGCccatttattaaaattgaacCAGGGTCAGATCTCCAGATTAAATGTTCTCACAGCACATTTGTAATTGACCCACTTACTGGCAAGGAAGCTGAGTTTTCTCTCGACCAGAGCTGCATTGACGTGGAGAAGCTTCTGCTTAAAGCTATATGCTGTAATAGATATACCCGTCTTCTTGAAATTCAGAAAGAGCTTTTGAGGAATACTCGTATTTGTCGAACTCCAAGTGATGTGATCCTTCAAGCCCTCCTGGATGAGCCTGGTATTGAG GGAGATAACATGGTAGACTCTAAAGAGCGAGTAGAGCCAGAGGTCTTACGAGTGCGAGCCTATGGATCTTCATTTTTCACACTGGGGATAAATATAAG GACTGGTCGGTTTCTTCTACAGTCATCCAAGAGTATCTTGACCTCCTCCATCTTGGAGGAATTTGAAGATGCGTTAAACCAAGGAAGTATATCTGCAGTTGATGCCTTTATCAACTTGAGAAGCAAAagtattttgcatttttttgcTGCTATTGGCAAATTTTTGGGTCTTGAG GTCTATGAACATGGTTTTGGTATAAACAAAGTTCCTAAAAGCCTCTTGGATGGGTCAAGCATTCTGACTTTGGGATTCCCTGACTGTGAAAGCTCTCACCTTTTGCTAATGGAGCTCGAAAAGGACTTCACACCATTGTTTAAATTACTGGAAACTCAGATGGATGGTTCGGGAAAACCTCAGTCTTTCAATGATCCAAGCAATATTTTGCGAGCTAAGAAAATTGATATAGGGCAGATACGGATTCTCGAAGATGATCTTAACTTGATTACATCCGATGTGGTTAAATTTGTATCTTCATTCTCGGATGCTGAGGGCATAAATCAAGCATCTGGACACCGTCAGCCTGGATTGGTTGACGAGGCTTTGACAGAAATGAGTGGAAGCCAGTTGAGTTTCTCTAGTGTCGTAGATGGAGTGTTTGGACTTCAGAAAGTGACATCTGCTCTTATGTCAATTGATGGACATGGTTTAGTTCCCAAAAATCTCTCTGCTGTTACCGGCCATGGAAAAGCTCCAATGTTGACTAGCTATCATTCAGATTCCTTGTATAATCGACAGGGTCCCTTACAATCTAGCTCTTATAATATGTTATCATCTCCCCCTGGGAAGGGTTCAGCTATGAAGAAGATAGCCATCTCTAACTCTGACCAGGAGTTATCCCTGATACTGTCTCCATCCCTCTCTACTGGGAATGGAGTCTCTGAGTCAGGCTCTAGACTGGTCACTGAATCCTCATTGTCACCTCTTCCCCTAT CTCAAACAGCTGATCTTGCAACATCATCTGCTGGTCCTTTGTTAAGGAAAGATCAGAAGCCCCGGAAACGTTCAGCTTCAGATTTGCTAAGATTGATCCCATCCCTCCAGGTAGTGGAAGGTGTTGCTAGTCccaataagagaagaaaaacctCTGAACTGGTACAGAGTGAATTAGTGAAGAGTTGGAGCCCTGCATCACAGACCTTATCCACTGCCGTgtcaacatcaacaaaaactaTAGGATGCAGCTATGGGAATCTCATAGCTGAAGCAAACAAGGGGAATGCACCTTCAAGCGTTTTTGTTTATGCTCTTCTCCATGTGGTCAGGCATTCTTCGTTGTCCATAAAGCATGCCAAACTAACTAGTCAGATGGAGGCATTGGATATTCAATATGTTGAGGAAATGGGACTAAGAGATGCATTTTCAGATATATGGTTCAGGCTTCCATTTGCTCAAAATGATTCCTGGCAACATATATGCTTGCAGCTTGGTAGACCTGGAAGCATGTGTTGGGATGTGAAAATAAATGACCAACACTTTAGGGATCTCTGGGAACTTCAAAAGGGAAGTAAAACCACACCATGGGGTTCTGGAGTTCACATTGCGAATTCATCTGATGTTGATTCTCATATCCGTTATGACCCTGAAGGTGTTGTTCTGAGCTATCAGTCTGTGGAAGCCGATAGTATAAAGAAGCTTGTGGCCGACATACAAAGGCTTTCAAATGCTAGAATGTTCTCCCTTGGTATGCGGAAACTACTTGGCATAAAGCCAgatgaaaaaacagaagagTGCAGTGCTAATTCCACTATGAAAGGATCTACTGGAGGAAAAGGCAGTGGTGAGCCAGTAGATAGGTGGAGAGCTTTCAAGATTGAGGCTGTGGGATTAACAAGCCTGTGGTTTAGCTTTGGTTCAGGCGTTTTGGCGCGTTTTGTTGTCGAGTGGGAATCAGGTAAAGATGGATGCACCATGCATGTCTCTCCTGACCAACTATGGCCACATACAAAG TTCTTGGAGGATTTCATAAACGGAGCAGAGGTAGAATCCCTTTTGGATTGCATTCGCCTTACTGCTGGGCCTTTGCATGCATTAGCTGCCGCTACTCGCCCTGCCCGAGCTAGTACTGCCACTGGCATGCCTGTTGTACCTGCTACAGCGTCTTCAAGACAATCAAATCAGATACAACAAACTCAAGGAATCATTGCCCCTTCAACTTTAGCAGCTCCTAATGCTACTGGCCAGTCTGCCTCAGCAACTTCAGGAAATACTGTTGCTTCTTCTGCTCCAAGCCCACTTGGTGGAGGTTTCCATGGAGTTGCAATGCTAGCAGCTGCAGGGAGAAGCGGACCTGGCATCGTTCCAAGCTCTCTCTTGCCCATCGATGTCTCTGTAGTACTCCGTGGACCCTATTGGATAAGGATCATATACCGTAAACGTTTTGCAGTAGACATGAGATGTTTTGCTGGAGATCAAGTCTGGTTGCAGCCAGCAACTCCACCCAAGGGTGGTGCTTCTATTGGAGGCTCCTTGCCATGTCCCCAATTCAGACCTTTCATCATGGAGCATGTTGCTCAAGAATTGAACGGTTTAGAACCAAATTTGACAGGTAGCCAAGGAGCAACAAATCCCAACAGTGGAAACCCAACTGTTAACGGTGTGAACAGAGTTAACTTTTCCCCTTCTAGTGCAAGAGCTGCAATGAATCGAGTAGCCAGTGTTGCTTCAGGATCTTTAGTGGTTAGCTCAGGATTGCCTGTGCGTAGAACACCAGGCACTGCTGTACCAGCGCATGTAAGAGGTGAATTAAACACAGCGATAATCGGTTTAGGTGATGACGGTGGCTATGGCGGAGGATGGGTTCCTCTTGTGGCTCTTAAAAAGGTTTTGCGTGGTATCCTTAAATATCTTGGAGTACTGTGGCTATTTGCTCAGTTACCAGATCTCTTAAGAGAGATCTTGGGTTCCATCTTGAAGGATAACGAAGGCGCTCTCTTGAATTTAGACCAAGAACAACCAGCCTTACGCTTCTTTGTCGG tgGCTATGTGTTTGCGGTGAGTGTCCATAGAGTTCAGCTCCTTCTTCAAGTCCTTAGCGTAAGGCGATTCCATCACCAAGCACAACAAAATGGTTCTTCTGCTGCGGCTCAAGAGGAGTTAACCCAATCCGAGATTGGAGAAATCTGCGATTATTTCAGCCGCCGTGTCGCATCAGAACCGTATGATGCCTCAAGAGTTGCCTCTTTCATAACACTCCTCACGTTACCCATATCGGTCTTGAGAGAGTTTCTGAAACTGATAGCTTGGAAAAAAGGATTATCCCAATCACAACAAGCTGGAGAGATTGCTCCTGCACAGAGACCTCGAATCGAGCTATGTCTAGAGAACCATTCTGGTACAGATTTAGACAACAATTGTGCAGCTAAAAGCAATATCCATTACGACCGGCCGCACAACACGGTTGACTTTGCGCTAACCGTTGTTCTTGATCCTGTGCACATACCCCATATAAACGCGGCTGGAGGAGCAGCATGGTTGCCTTACTGTGTATCAGTTAGGTTAAGATACACATTTGGCGAAAATCCTAGCGTGACGTTTCTTGGAATGGAAGGAAGTCATGGAGGTCGAGCTTGTTGGCAGCGAGTGGACGATTGGGAGAAATGTAAACAGAGAGTGAGCCGTACAGTGGAAGTCAACGGTTCTGCTGCAGGAGATTTGACTCAGGGAAAACTCAAGTTGGTTGCAGATAGTGTCCAGAGAACATTGCATCTATGTCTTCAAGGTCTGAGAGAAGgtggtaataataataacaacacTCATCAAAAGGAATTTACCATATAG
- a CDS encoding Tetratricopeptide repeat (TPR)-like superfamily protein (Tetratricopeptide repeat (TPR)-like superfamily protein; FUNCTIONS IN: molecular_function unknown; INVOLVED IN: biological_process unknown; LOCATED IN: mitochondrion; EXPRESSED IN: 21 plant structures; EXPRESSED DURING: 11 growth stages; CONTAINS InterPro DOMAIN/s: Pentatricopeptide repeat (InterPro:IPR002885); BEST Arabidopsis thaliana protein match is: Tetratricopeptide repeat (TPR)-like superfamily protein (TAIR:AT2G29760.1); Has 37204 Blast hits to 13541 proteins in 229 species: Archae - 0; Bacteria - 9; Metazoa - 47; Fungi - 88; Plants - 36631; Viruses - 0; Other Eukaryotes - 429 (source: NCBI BLink).): MCFVLLLRRGFRLFGTECGSKTTKWDPVQSLQLNHQSLVLLENCNSRNQFKQVLAQIMRFNLICDTFPMSRLIFFSAITYPENLDLAKLLFLNFTPNPNVFVYNTMISAVSSSKNECFGLYSSMIRHRVSPDRQTFLYLMKASSFLSEVKQIHCHIIVSGCLSLGNYLWNSLVKFYMELGNFGVAEKVFARMPHPDVSSFNVMIVGYAKQGFSLEALKLYFKMVSDGIEPDEYTVLSLLVCCGHLSDIRLGKGVHGWIERRGPVYSSNLILSNALLDMYFKCKESGLAKRAFDAMKKKDMRSWNTMVVGFVRLGDMEAAQAVFDQMPKRDLVSWNSLLFGYSKKGCDQRTVRELFYEMTIVEKVKPDRVTMVSLISGAANNGELSHGRWVHGLVIRLQLKGDAFLSSALIDMYCKCGIIERAFMVFKTATEKDVALWTSMITGLAFHGNGQQALQLFGRMQEEGVTPNNVTLLAVLTACSHSGLVEEGLHVFNHMKDKFGFDPETEHYGSLVDLLCRAGRVEEAKDIVQKKMPMRPSQSMWGSILSACRGGEDIETAELALTELLKLEPEKEGGYVLLSNIYATVGRWGYSDKTREAMENRGVKKTAGYSSVVGVEGLHRFVAAEKQNHPRWTEIKRILQHLYNEMKPKLDCLDLLEIEIK; this comes from the coding sequence ATGTgctttgtgttgttgttgcgGCGAGGATTTCGATTATTTGGCACAGAATGTGGGAGCAAGACAACCAAATGGGATCCTGTTCAATCACTTCAGCTGAATCATCAATCTCTTGTCTTGCTCGAGAATTGCAATTCCAGGAATCAATTCAAGCAGGTTTTGGCACAGATCATGCGTTTCAATCTCATCTGCGATACGTTTCCCATGAGCcgtcttatcttcttctcggCGATCACATACCCAGAGAATCTCGACTTGGCGAAGCTtctatttcttaatttcaCTCCCAACCcgaatgtttttgtttacaacaCAATGATATCTGCTGTTTCGAGCTCGAAAAATGAATGCTTTGGTCTGTATAGTTCTATGATTAGGCACCGTGTCTCTCCTGACAGGCAAACGTTTCTCTATCTCATGAAAGCTTCGAGTTTTCTGTCGGAAGTGAAGCAGATCCATTGCCATATCATTGTTTCTGGGTGTTTGTCTCTTGGGAATTACCTGTGGAATTCTCTGGTTAAGTTTTACATGGAGTTGGGAAATTTTGGTGTTGCAGAGAAGGTGTTTGCTAGAATGCCTCATCCAGATGTCAGCTCTTTTAACGTTATGATTGTTGGTTATGCTAAGCAGGGTTTTAGTTTAGAGGCACTTAAACTGTATTTTAAGATGGTTAGTGATGGTATTGAACCTGATGAGTACACTGTGCTGAGTCTTCTTGTTTGTTGTGGTCATTTATCAGATATTAGACTTGGGAAGGGAGTTCATGGTTGGATTGAGAGGAGAGGACCTGTTTATTCATCTAATTTGATTCTGAGCAATGCTCTTTTGGACATGTATTTCAAATGCAAAGAATCTGGTCTTGCTAAAAGAGCTTTTGatgcgatgaagaagaaagacatgcGCTCTTGGAACACCATGGTTGTTGGGTTTGTTAGGCTTGGGGACATGGAAGCTGCTCAGGCTGTTTTTGATCAGATGCCCAAAAGGGATCTTGTTTCTTGgaactctcttctttttggttattcGAAGAAGGGATGTGACCAAAGAACCGTCAGAGAATTGTTCTATGAAATGACGATCGTGGAGAAGGTCAAGCCAGACCGCGTCACTATGGTTAGTTTGATAAGTGGTGCAGCAAACAACGGAGAACTGAGCCATGGAAGATGGGTGCACGGATTAGTGATCCGTCTGCAACTGAAAGGTGATGCCTTTCTGAGTTCGGCTCTGATAGATATGTACTGCAAATGTGGTATCATTGAGCGGGCTTTTATGGTTTTCAAGACAGCTACCGAGAAAGATGTCGCGCTATGGACATCAATGATAACTGGGTTGGCCTTCCACGGAAATGGCCAGCAAGCTCTGCAGCTATTCGGAAGAATGCAAGAAGAAGGTGTGACGCCAAACAATGTCACTCTGCTCGCTGTCCTGACAGCTTGCAGTCATAGCGGACTCGTGGAGGAAGGGCTACACGTTTTCAACCACATGAAGGATAAATTCGGCTTTGACCCTGAAACTGAGCATTACGGAAGCCTTGTGGATCTGTTGTGTAGGGCAGGGAGAGTAGAGGAAGCGAAAGACATAGTGCAAAAGAAGATGCCAATGAGACCAAGTCAGTCAATGTGGGGATCAATCTTAAGTGCTTGTCGGGGAGGTGAAGACATTGAAACCGCAGAGTTGGCTTTAACTGAATTGCTTAAGTTGGAACCTGAAAAAGAAGGCGGATACGTTTTGTTGTCTAATATATATGCAACCGTTGGAAGATGGGGATATTCAGACAAGACGAGAGAAGCAATGGAGAATCGCGGAGTAAAGAAGACTGCAGGATATAGTAGTGTAGTTGGAGTAGAGGGACTTCATAGGTTTGTGGCTGCAGAGAAGCAAAACCATCCAAGATGGACGgagataaaaagaatattgcAGCATCTGTATAATGAAATGAAGCCAAAATTGGATTGTTTGGACTTGTTAGAAATAGAGATCAAATAG